The following are from one region of the Rhodopirellula sp. P2 genome:
- a CDS encoding tyrosine-type recombinase/integrase, with product MRQPHPFYRKSKQAWKRYHQVMAENEPIKDTTTAETIFERYLDWVQENRKPGTYAKFRHLLSRLAKFIGKRTKVAKLSGVDLSHWVESESTWNCTTRHNGIGAVSRCFNWAVGMGLLSSNPVSRVPEKPTPKRREVVYSHQDWKELRALVKDNAFGDLLDFMWETGCRPLEARTMESRHINLQSGVVVFPPSEAKGAKRERVIYLTEKAIEICRDRVDKFPEGPVMRNRRRRLWTKDAINCRFRRLRKKLGRKANAYAIRHSYANNGLIDGMDSLTLSQLMGHADISTLAKNYAHLASNPQYLREQARKLRDS from the coding sequence ATGCGTCAGCCACACCCCTTCTATCGCAAATCCAAGCAAGCTTGGAAACGCTATCACCAAGTGATGGCCGAGAACGAACCGATCAAAGACACAACCACAGCAGAAACCATCTTTGAACGGTACTTGGATTGGGTTCAGGAGAATCGCAAACCCGGCACCTACGCGAAGTTTCGGCATTTGCTTTCGCGTCTTGCGAAGTTCATCGGCAAGCGGACGAAAGTTGCCAAGCTGAGCGGGGTCGATCTTTCTCATTGGGTTGAAAGTGAATCCACCTGGAACTGTACCACTCGACATAATGGAATCGGGGCGGTTTCGCGATGCTTCAATTGGGCGGTAGGGATGGGACTCCTGTCCTCTAATCCAGTATCTCGTGTTCCCGAAAAACCGACTCCAAAACGCCGCGAAGTTGTTTACAGTCACCAAGACTGGAAAGAATTGAGGGCTCTGGTGAAAGATAACGCGTTTGGCGATCTCCTGGACTTCATGTGGGAGACCGGCTGTCGTCCGCTCGAAGCCCGGACCATGGAATCCCGGCACATCAATTTGCAATCGGGAGTCGTGGTCTTTCCACCATCGGAAGCGAAGGGTGCCAAGCGAGAACGAGTAATCTACCTTACCGAGAAAGCAATCGAGATTTGCCGAGACCGCGTCGACAAATTCCCCGAGGGCCCCGTTATGCGAAACCGTAGGAGACGCCTATGGACCAAGGATGCGATCAACTGCCGCTTTCGTCGACTTCGCAAGAAGCTCGGCCGGAAGGCAAACGCCTACGCGATCCGACACAGCTACGCGAACAATGGTTTGATTGACGGGATGGACTCCCTGACGCTGTCCCAGCTCATGGGACACGCCGACATCAGCACGCTTGCCAAAAACTACGCTCACTTGGCAAGCAACCCCCAATATCTGCGGGAACAGGCTCGCAAATTGCGAGACTCTTGA
- a CDS encoding S9 family peptidase codes for MLRFSVALTIALVTTSFFPAMIFAQKNKKNNAKDELKLEDLFPEKSIFGPSARRPEFSADGRYAAYLYRPYNERRHGNDLWVYDFKTGKAKRITDIGMMSEFQRSSRIVIEDRLKKHKDDSDQDDEKSDKPTSSDDEEDGTKDDEEDAEEDVAEKTEEELESEREIYLNVSDKDADDEYAPVYSGIASFQWHPTENRMLLISEGDVYLIKDLDSPEPVRLTKTDERESQVAFLPDGSGYTVRRDNAVLRFTFGEHLVEQLSPKLPSGENLSRYEISPDGKRMVLVSRTKDSSAGRTVDIIRYRDRFAKSDRVSRTVSDDEVKPQTIKVYLFEFDVAETEQADLIQIFEETIDEPRDIISSPRWSLDNEQVTFCFFDQENAEVQILLSKWPSGEELAEATKKAKRERQKEFQKDMSEAKEKDKEDQTPGRRGPRGGSTAAPERLKIEAKTVYLFKHYGGPNTPSMVSPDFAGDNKSIVFISEQSGFRHVHLLDPLYESVRQLTSGRFEVYPIRLSDDHTQLFVTATKESAAQQMVYVLDLEDGELTRLNKQDGNFSDVAISNDGKRMIGNHVTYGELTELVAQNEKKKVTRITDSHPEKTKSLIAIEPEFFDYENRLGHTISGMMFKPKGWKKRDKHPLLIYVYGGPLGNRHSVHDGSYSADGYFFQMYMAQKHGYVTIVVDPRGQSGYGGLFEKSNYEQVGKPQVEDLVDGVKFMTENFNTDDQRVAIYGWSFGGFQTQMCLYTEPDVFQVGMAGAGPTQWENYNSWYTTGTVGPSRKGTPDQEKYSLVPLAKNLEGKLLLVHGMEDTNVLFQDTMAVYRALLKAGKETNVELFLDPTGGHGLGGDVKRLGRMRKYEEFLLRTIGPGESN; via the coding sequence ATGCTTCGATTCTCAGTTGCTCTGACCATCGCTCTTGTCACCACTTCCTTTTTCCCTGCGATGATCTTTGCGCAAAAGAACAAAAAGAACAACGCCAAGGACGAATTGAAACTGGAGGACCTCTTCCCCGAGAAAAGCATCTTTGGCCCCTCCGCCCGACGACCAGAATTTTCTGCCGACGGACGCTACGCCGCCTACCTTTATCGCCCCTACAACGAACGCCGTCATGGCAATGACCTTTGGGTCTACGACTTCAAGACAGGAAAAGCGAAACGGATCACAGACATCGGGATGATGTCCGAGTTCCAGCGATCATCGCGGATTGTGATCGAAGACCGACTAAAGAAGCACAAGGATGACTCGGATCAAGACGACGAGAAGTCGGACAAGCCAACCAGCTCCGACGACGAGGAAGACGGAACGAAGGACGACGAAGAAGATGCCGAAGAGGATGTAGCTGAAAAGACCGAAGAGGAATTGGAATCCGAGCGAGAGATCTATTTGAACGTGTCGGACAAAGACGCCGACGATGAGTACGCGCCGGTCTACTCTGGCATCGCTTCGTTTCAATGGCACCCGACGGAGAATCGCATGCTGCTGATCTCTGAGGGCGATGTTTACCTCATCAAGGATCTCGATAGCCCCGAACCCGTTCGGTTGACCAAAACCGACGAACGTGAGTCCCAGGTCGCCTTTCTACCGGACGGTTCCGGCTACACCGTGCGGCGCGACAACGCAGTCCTACGGTTCACCTTCGGCGAACACCTCGTCGAACAGCTCAGCCCCAAATTGCCCTCGGGCGAAAACCTGAGTCGATACGAGATCAGCCCAGACGGTAAACGCATGGTCCTGGTCAGCCGAACGAAAGATTCATCCGCCGGCCGCACCGTGGACATCATTCGCTATCGCGATCGATTTGCCAAATCGGACCGTGTGTCGCGAACGGTTTCCGACGACGAAGTCAAACCGCAAACCATCAAGGTCTACCTATTCGAGTTCGACGTCGCGGAAACCGAGCAAGCCGATTTGATTCAGATCTTCGAAGAGACTATCGACGAACCAAGGGACATCATCAGTTCTCCCCGTTGGTCGCTGGACAACGAACAAGTGACGTTCTGTTTCTTCGACCAAGAAAACGCCGAGGTCCAGATCCTGCTCTCGAAGTGGCCCTCCGGTGAGGAACTGGCCGAGGCGACCAAGAAAGCGAAACGCGAGCGTCAAAAAGAATTCCAGAAGGACATGTCCGAAGCGAAGGAGAAGGACAAAGAAGACCAGACCCCTGGTCGCCGTGGCCCCCGCGGCGGTTCCACTGCCGCACCGGAACGACTGAAAATCGAAGCGAAAACCGTTTACCTCTTCAAGCACTACGGCGGCCCTAACACGCCGTCAATGGTATCTCCCGATTTCGCTGGCGATAACAAGTCGATTGTGTTCATCAGCGAACAGAGCGGTTTCCGACATGTTCATCTTCTCGATCCGCTTTACGAAAGCGTTCGACAGCTCACCAGCGGACGCTTTGAAGTTTATCCGATTCGATTGTCCGATGATCACACCCAACTATTCGTCACCGCGACCAAAGAATCGGCAGCCCAACAGATGGTTTACGTCCTGGATCTCGAAGACGGCGAACTGACTCGCCTGAATAAACAAGACGGCAATTTCTCCGACGTGGCGATTAGCAATGACGGAAAACGCATGATCGGGAACCACGTCACCTATGGCGAATTGACCGAACTGGTCGCCCAGAATGAAAAGAAAAAGGTCACCCGAATCACGGACTCGCATCCGGAGAAGACAAAATCGCTCATCGCGATCGAGCCAGAGTTCTTCGATTACGAGAACCGACTTGGACACACCATCTCCGGCATGATGTTTAAACCGAAGGGGTGGAAAAAGCGTGACAAACACCCGCTGCTGATCTATGTCTACGGCGGCCCTCTCGGCAATCGTCACAGTGTCCACGACGGCAGCTACAGCGCCGACGGTTATTTCTTCCAAATGTACATGGCCCAGAAGCACGGCTATGTCACGATTGTCGTGGATCCCCGTGGACAATCCGGCTACGGCGGGCTGTTTGAGAAATCAAACTATGAGCAAGTTGGCAAGCCGCAGGTAGAGGATCTCGTCGACGGCGTCAAATTCATGACCGAGAATTTCAATACCGACGACCAACGAGTTGCAATCTATGGTTGGAGTTTCGGCGGCTTTCAAACCCAGATGTGCCTGTACACCGAGCCCGATGTGTTCCAAGTCGGCATGGCCGGTGCCGGACCAACGCAGTGGGAAAACTACAACTCCTGGTACACAACCGGCACGGTCGGCCCGTCGCGAAAAGGCACCCCGGATCAAGAGAAATACTCCTTGGTGCCGCTGGCCAAAAATCTGGAGGGCAAGCTCCTGTTGGTTCACGGCATGGAAGACACCAACGTCCTCTTCCAGGACACCATGGCGGTCTATCGGGCACTTCTGAAAGCTGGCAAGGAAACCAACGTCGAGTTGTTCTTGGACCCCACCGGCGGCCACGGTCTCGGCGGCGATGTCAAACGACTGGGCCGCATGCGGAAGTACGAAGAGTTCCTCCTCCGCACCATCGGCCCTGGCGAGAGCAACTGA
- a CDS encoding PIN domain-containing protein, whose amino-acid sequence MDTDVLSFYLKNDSRFASYAQALDGKQLVISFQTQAELMLWQELHHWGEARRERVENLIAQQYLVFPVDEHLCRTWARLRSDVQKAGRVLHVADAWIAATAIALSVPLATHNVRDFSQVPGLQSIRRLAG is encoded by the coding sequence GTGGACACTGACGTCCTCTCGTTTTATCTGAAGAACGACTCTCGCTTTGCAAGCTACGCTCAGGCCCTGGATGGCAAGCAGCTTGTCATCTCGTTCCAAACGCAGGCCGAGTTGATGTTGTGGCAGGAACTCCATCATTGGGGTGAGGCACGCCGCGAACGAGTCGAAAACTTAATCGCTCAGCAGTACCTCGTTTTCCCCGTCGACGAGCATCTCTGCCGAACCTGGGCTCGGCTGCGCTCGGACGTCCAAAAAGCGGGGCGGGTTCTCCATGTTGCGGATGCCTGGATCGCCGCAACCGCCATCGCATTGAGCGTGCCGCTTGCCACACACAATGTACGCGACTTTTCGCAGGTACCTGGGCTGCAGTCGATAAGGCGCCTGGCCGGGTAA
- a CDS encoding helix-turn-helix domain-containing protein, with protein MISVKELANSLGVSRKTIYALRERGEIPCYRIGTGRGTLRFDFDEVKRALRFTKKGTRAHKERPPKHLL; from the coding sequence ATGATCAGCGTAAAAGAGCTTGCTAACAGCCTCGGCGTGAGTAGAAAAACGATCTATGCACTTCGCGAACGAGGTGAGATTCCATGCTATCGCATTGGAACAGGCCGCGGCACTCTTCGATTCGACTTTGACGAGGTGAAGCGGGCGTTACGGTTTACAAAGAAAGGGACGAGAGCACATAAAGAGCGACCGCCGAAGCACCTTCTGTAG
- a CDS encoding zinc-ribbon domain-containing protein: MAHNLELAKEWHPSKNADVDRDAVPHNSSRTVWWRCRKDKRHEWRAQVAARAIRGNGCPYCSGRRVLPEDSLQCLFPEIAAELHPTRNGDVDARELAPQSNRKVWWQCSKDRSHEWQSWVQHRTSGTSNCPKCRKITNSISVTAPALATEFHPTKNAPKTSENVTLSSTFRAWWRCSKDPTHEWQAQVATRARGLGNCPDCRAKHPNHRQTKKRTKTLGRRTVADDSELMKYWHAERNSEVNPSELTCSSSKVVWWNCPKGHEWEASISRMNDRAHKCKECRPVNRGSVPERDSIFTLHPELIDEWHPTKNADLDPRQIGPGSRRRPVWQCKENASHVWEAYVFQRTKGSQCPYCAGTKVDSDTCLSVVDPETAALWHPSLNASLSPDSVSRQSARSVWWQCDVDSTHQWKRSIQNQVNLRSCPECAKRDRNHLLDQSLGRAVSENVAFYETFEVSLGNLSRLALMDISDPVLQQVLFRQVYAGVVASMETYLSDAFINTVVPSTELRHRLMRSTPEFTDKRYGLDEIIEWVANSESRVKKHLLSQIYHNLFKVEKMFSSVLQVEFPAKEKVAQLTQIVNQRHNIVHRNGRSKDGSTRVLTLGEVNDTIRLVRDFIVGIDSQIAARAWTTQKTAHQPSAD; the protein is encoded by the coding sequence GTGGCCCACAACTTGGAACTCGCTAAGGAATGGCATCCATCGAAAAACGCCGATGTGGATCGCGATGCAGTTCCTCACAACAGTAGCCGGACAGTTTGGTGGCGTTGCAGAAAAGATAAACGCCATGAATGGCGTGCCCAGGTCGCAGCACGTGCGATCCGCGGAAACGGTTGCCCGTATTGCTCGGGCCGACGGGTATTGCCAGAAGACTCATTGCAATGCCTCTTTCCTGAAATCGCAGCCGAACTGCACCCAACCCGCAACGGCGATGTCGATGCGAGGGAACTCGCGCCACAATCGAATCGCAAAGTTTGGTGGCAATGCTCGAAGGACCGTTCCCACGAATGGCAATCCTGGGTGCAGCATCGCACCTCTGGGACGAGCAACTGCCCGAAGTGCCGCAAAATCACGAACTCTATTTCGGTTACCGCACCTGCACTAGCGACCGAATTTCATCCTACCAAAAACGCCCCCAAAACTTCCGAAAACGTTACCCTCAGCAGTACGTTTCGAGCGTGGTGGCGTTGTTCGAAGGACCCAACTCACGAGTGGCAGGCCCAAGTAGCAACTCGTGCACGTGGGTTAGGGAATTGCCCAGACTGCAGAGCCAAACATCCCAACCACCGCCAAACCAAAAAGCGAACTAAGACACTGGGCAGACGAACCGTCGCGGACGATTCAGAACTGATGAAATACTGGCATGCTGAACGAAACTCAGAAGTCAACCCCTCAGAACTAACGTGCAGTTCATCGAAGGTCGTCTGGTGGAATTGTCCAAAGGGTCATGAGTGGGAAGCTTCCATCTCCCGCATGAATGACCGCGCTCATAAATGTAAAGAATGCCGCCCTGTAAATCGCGGATCCGTTCCGGAGCGAGATTCCATTTTCACCCTTCATCCCGAGCTTATAGATGAATGGCACCCTACAAAAAACGCAGACTTAGACCCGCGGCAAATCGGACCGGGAAGCCGACGCCGACCGGTTTGGCAATGCAAAGAGAACGCATCCCACGTCTGGGAAGCTTACGTATTCCAGCGAACCAAAGGATCACAATGCCCATACTGTGCTGGCACGAAGGTTGACTCTGACACTTGCTTGTCAGTAGTGGATCCTGAAACCGCGGCTCTTTGGCATCCTTCCTTGAATGCCTCGCTAAGCCCCGATAGCGTCAGCCGTCAAAGCGCGAGATCAGTCTGGTGGCAATGTGATGTGGATTCAACTCATCAGTGGAAACGCTCAATTCAGAACCAGGTGAATCTTCGCAGTTGCCCTGAGTGTGCAAAACGCGATCGCAACCATCTGCTCGACCAGTCGCTTGGGCGTGCCGTATCAGAAAATGTCGCGTTCTACGAGACCTTTGAAGTTTCACTTGGAAACCTATCAAGGCTCGCGTTGATGGATATTTCGGATCCGGTCCTTCAACAGGTGCTGTTTCGGCAGGTGTACGCGGGTGTTGTAGCATCAATGGAAACGTACCTATCTGACGCGTTCATCAATACCGTCGTACCTTCGACCGAATTACGACATCGCCTCATGAGGAGCACGCCCGAATTCACGGATAAACGCTACGGCCTAGATGAAATCATCGAGTGGGTAGCAAACTCCGAATCTCGTGTTAAAAAACACTTGCTCAGCCAAATCTATCACAACCTTTTTAAGGTTGAAAAGATGTTTTCAAGCGTCTTGCAGGTCGAGTTTCCCGCGAAGGAAAAGGTCGCACAGCTGACCCAAATCGTCAACCAACGCCATAACATTGTCCATCGAAACGGTCGTTCCAAGGACGGTTCAACACGGGTCCTTACGCTTGGAGAAGTGAACGACACCATAAGACTAGTGCGAGATTTCATCGTCGGCATCGATAGCCAAATCGCTGCTCGCGCGTGGACAACACAAAAAACTGCTCACCAACCCTCGGCCGACTGA